The following coding sequences are from one Euwallacea fornicatus isolate EFF26 chromosome 8, ASM4011564v1, whole genome shotgun sequence window:
- the LOC136340588 gene encoding D-beta-hydroxybutyrate dehydrogenase, mitochondrial, whose protein sequence is MMDQQTAWVLALQLVALLSIASAILLYLICKIRGNHDNAISGSTPGAGKPVLVTCCDNAIGLQIALHMANRGFRVFAGLKNGCSGCNEDSVPAKVIRSWLKYRESIQGQGNIVPLHLDVTREDLLYESLDIIRAHLPAGEDGIWAVICTNGLAYRSPIAQQDISHWDTILKTNLIGVLRTARTFQNLLKHSSGRILTIGSTDNMGCGLVAYAASRYGVEGASQALSQELSPLGIKVITVNPIGILPELLFSQPKLARKPDSEEVCLEINECLEYQPQVLSRPALEILDIAVTTREPRDRYTLEYKYKWSRQLNLCKVY, encoded by the exons ATGATGGACCAACAGACTGCCTGGGTTCTAGCCCTTCAGCTGGTAGCCCTCCTATCCATTGCTAGTGCAATTCTCCTCTATCTGATTTGCAAGATCCGCGGCAATCACGACAACGCAATATCAGGTTCCACTCCTGGTGCTGGAAAGCCTGTCTTGGTGACTTGCTGTGATAACGCTATTGGCCTGCAG aTCGCCCTTCATATGGCCAATAGGGGCTTCCGAGTTTTCGCTGGGTTAAAAAATGGTTGCTCTGGATGCAACGAAGACTCTGTTCCGGCTAAAGTTATCAGGTCCTGGTTGAAGTATAGGGAAAGCATCCAGGGTCAAGGCAACATAGTGCCGCTACATCTTGATGTAACCCGAGAAGATCTTCTTTATGAGTCCCTGGATATTATTAGAGCCCACCTGCCAGCAGGAGAAGACGGGATATGGGCGGTAATTTGCACCAACGGTTTGGCATATCGAAGCCCCATAGCGCAGCAAGATATATCTCATTGGGACACCATCTTGAAGACTAACCTTATAGGGGTTTTACGCACAGCTAGGACATTCCAGAATTTACTGAAACATTCCAGTGGACGAATTTTGACTATTGGCAGTACTGATAACATGGGATGTGGGTTGGTGGCGTACGCTGCGAGCAG ATATGGAGTGGAGGGAGCGAGCCAAGCTTTAAGTCAAGAACTTTCCCCGTTGGGAATAAAAGTTATTACAGTAAATCCTATAGGAATACTGCCGGAGTTGCTTTTCTCTCAACCAAAGTTAGCAAG GAAACCGGATTCGGAAGAAGTTTGCCTGGAAATTAATGAATGCCTTGAATATCAACCTCAAGTGCTTTCCAGACCGGCTTTGGAGATCCTGGATATAGCTGTAACCACCAGAGAACCAAGGGACCGGTACACCTTGGAGTACAAGTACAAATGGTCGCGCCAGTTGAATCTATGCAAGGTGTATTGA